CTTGcccaagatatttaaattggtACAATCTTTTGAGTTCATTACCATTGAGCAAAATTAACGGTGTTTTATTTGGTGCTTACCCCCTCCCTCTAAGACCATCACTAcactttttagtttattttatcgttACACAAATTGAGGCACTTAATAAAACCATATCGTCAGCATAACTGAggttattaatacaaatgccATCTATAGGACAACCGACGCTAGTGTCACTAAGCTCGCCAAGTAAATCATTCACGTACAAGTTAAAGagggtttgtttgtttgttgtgaACTTAAAATTCCCTTTCTCACCCCGCATCCGTACGGACTTGATAAAATTCCCGCCCAACGAACTGTCATGTGAGGACTGAGCTGGTCTGCTCATTTTCATCTCGAAAAGTTCGAAGCTACATTGAAATGCTTAGttgatgaataatttaatcatttgCTATCATTTTAGTAGATCCATTCAAAAGGTTAGGGACGTATCAGTATTTTAACAATGTTCTCAATGTTACACGCGATGTCGAcactttatattctaatagaaATTATTGCTACACTAAAAACAGGCAGAAATATAAGGAAagacgttttaaattaattacaatagtCTTTTTAATATCCCATTATATTCATGTCactcgaataaaatatatacagttcATTActtattgtgtttaaaatatatctagcGTTATACTATAGACCGGGAACATTTCAGTTCCTCCTAAATGGTTCCTTGTGGACTTTTCTCTCCCTCTCGGACCTTCCGAGTCATATCCTAGAGGTAGAGACACACTACCACTATGAGCGTCAGCCCGAACGAAGTCAGGAGTCCATAGTCGAGCAGCTGGGCCGCCGCCGCCCACGCGCTGTACTCCGCACCGCTCGACTGGAAGCAGTCATCATgaaatatacacatttatatattgataataatttaaagtcagCTTTGATTTTCACTGAtactaatgtaataaaaagtagccATCGAACTCACAGGTTTAAACGTCTGATAGTTACAGACgccattgttataataaaccaAATAACTTTAGTTATCAAACCTCTGAAGGACCAAGATTGCAGAAGGTCGAGGCGGTGGTGAGTAACTTGCGCAGGGCTGGTGGTGGAGCAGCGGAGCAGCGGCTCACGCGGAGCACTAGCGCTGCGCCCCCCGCCGCCAGCGAGGACACGCAGCTCACGACACAGAACAGACTCATGACTAGCGGAGCCGATGACGCACTTCCCAGGCGAGGGAGGCTGGAGATTAACCTGTAGTCACTGATGTATTAAGACACATAGTAGGTTACACATGAAAAAGTTATCGTACTTTTTAAACTCACCATAATGAGACAGTTAAAGCGGCTATGGCACAAAGTGGAGCGCGTGTCTCCGGCGGTAGCAGGGCGGCTCCGACCAGCAGCAACACGGCAGTGGCGAGGATGGCGCTGGCTGACAGACTGTGAGCTGCCGCCCGCCGCCGGAGCCTCAATGTCCACGATAAGATGCTGTGCTCGGAGTCCAGCCGGCGCCAGCTCGCCTCGGCGCTCTGGATCGACATCAGCTCCCACGTTCCAGACTCAAATACGGTCGACCGCTGAAAGTAACATTACGTCGCCGTAAATCAGAAAACTCACtttcagtattttataaaagaatcttCTCTTGCGTCTGAACCTCTTTTTTGCTGACGGTCAGTTTCAACTCTTCCACGGTGTGTGACTGTGAACCGAATTTGAACACGATCTGCTGGTTGTCGTTCGGCCAGTCTCTGAGAGTGAGCGTGAGGGGAGCCAGCAGGTCCACTGGCACAGGCCAAGACACGAGGCCGGTGCTGGTGAGGCGAGCCCGGGGCCCCGCGCCGCCGTCTACTCCCGCCGTGGCCGCGCTCAGCACGCGCACCTCGGGCCGCCACAGACGCTCCGCTGATACTAACGTGCTATCGCAGCCCCAACCGCTCGCGTTCCAAGATAGACGCTTGTCCTCCCAGCTCTGAAAGTATTCAGCCTGTATAGGTAGAGGTGCAGTAGATACTCCTCGCGTTACTGACGAGCGAGAGACTCGATCGTCTGATGAAAAGTTTGAAATCGAATCCTTCATTTGCAACGCTATCTACACAACGTATGGAAATTCTGTGATGATTGTGTCATTGCATAAACCATAAGCACACACCAGGTACATGGTGCCGAGCAGCCTGACGGTAGCGTCTCTCTCGTTGACGGTGGCGTGTCGCACTTCCAGGGCCGCCGCTACGTCTGCGGGGGCGGCCGGGGGAGCTGCTCGCTCGTACTCCGCCAGGAGCAGGTCAAGCTGTGTCGACAGCTGGGTCACGTTGTTGCAATCGCCACTTGCCAACCTTACACCTAACAGATACACTTACACGGTTCAAACTTAaaacaactatatataaaCCCTGAAGAGGATTATAGTTCAATACCCAAATAATGAGTTTTGTCACTGTGCTTACCGTACAGAAGGAAGATGATCGTGATGAACTTGTGTTcggaaaacattttaaagtctGGATGCCGGA
The genomic region above belongs to Danaus plexippus chromosome 4, MEX_DaPlex, whole genome shotgun sequence and contains:
- the LOC116768691 gene encoding neuronal acetylcholine receptor subunit non-alpha-2-like translates to MEPTARGSVLRHPDFKMFSEHKFITIIFLLYGVRLASGDCNNVTQLSTQLDLLLAEYERAAPPAAPADVAAALEVRHATVNERDATVRLLGTMYLSWEDKRLSWNASGWGCDSTLVSAERLWRPEVRVLSAATAGVDGGAGPRARLTSTGLVSWPVPVDLLAPLTLTLRDWPNDNQQIVFKFGSQSHTVEELKLTVSKKERSTVFESGTWELMSIQSAEASWRRLDSEHSILSWTLRLRRRAAAHSLSASAILATAVLLLVGAALLPPETRAPLCAIAALTVSLWLISSLPRLGSASSAPLVMSLFCVVSCVSSLAAGGAALVLRVSRCSAAPPPALRKLLTTASTFCNLGPSESSGAEYSAWAAAAQLLDYGLLTSFGLTLIVVVCLYL